In Fusobacterium canifelinum, a genomic segment contains:
- a CDS encoding ClC family H(+)/Cl(-) exchange transporter: MNSAKDTVEKLYKGNGKLYFACLLVGLITGAIVSCYRWALEEIGVFRKLYFSDINLNNPISLLKMWLIFIAVGLIVNYLFKKFPKTSGSGIPQVKGLILGRINYNNWFFELLAKFFAGVLGIGAGLSLGREGPSVQLGSYVGYGASKILKTDTVERNYLLTSGSSAGLAGAFGAPLAGVMFSIEEIHKYLSGKLLICAFVASIGADFVGRRFFGVQTSFNIPIEYPLPINPYFQFALYIIFGIIIAFFGKLFTVTLVKCQDLFNGVKLAREIKVSFIMTISFILCFVLPEVTGGGHNLVESLIHGKAVIYTLIIIFVIKLLFTAISYSTGFAGGIFLPMLVLGAIIGKIFGETVDIFAQTGSDFTVHWIVLGMAAYFVAVVRAPITGVILILEMTGSFHLLLALTTVAVVSFYVTELLGQQPVYEILYDRMKKDDNVVDEENQEKITIELAVMAESLLDGKAISEIIWPEEVLIIALIRNGVEKIPKGRTVMMAGDILVLLLPEKIVPEVKEKLMKHTSTE; the protein is encoded by the coding sequence ATGAATAGTGCAAAGGACACAGTGGAGAAACTCTATAAAGGAAATGGTAAACTATATTTTGCTTGCCTACTTGTAGGACTTATAACAGGGGCTATTGTTTCTTGTTATAGATGGGCATTAGAAGAAATTGGAGTATTTAGAAAGTTATATTTTTCAGATATAAATTTGAATAACCCAATATCTTTATTAAAAATGTGGCTTATATTCATAGCAGTGGGGCTTATTGTAAATTATTTATTTAAAAAATTTCCTAAGACATCAGGAAGTGGAATACCACAAGTTAAAGGACTTATTTTAGGTAGAATAAACTATAATAACTGGTTTTTTGAGTTACTTGCAAAATTCTTTGCAGGAGTTTTAGGAATAGGAGCAGGTTTATCATTAGGTAGAGAAGGTCCATCAGTTCAATTAGGTTCTTATGTTGGATATGGAGCTTCAAAAATATTAAAGACTGATACTGTTGAAAGAAATTATCTTTTGACAAGTGGTTCTAGTGCAGGACTTGCAGGAGCTTTTGGTGCACCACTTGCAGGAGTAATGTTTAGTATAGAAGAAATTCATAAATATTTAAGTGGAAAATTATTAATTTGTGCCTTTGTAGCAAGTATAGGAGCTGACTTTGTAGGAAGAAGATTTTTTGGAGTACAAACATCTTTTAATATTCCAATAGAGTATCCTCTACCTATAAATCCATATTTTCAATTTGCTTTATATATAATTTTTGGAATAATAATAGCATTCTTTGGAAAATTATTCACTGTAACTTTAGTAAAATGTCAGGATTTATTTAATGGAGTTAAGTTAGCAAGAGAGATAAAAGTTTCTTTTATTATGACAATTTCTTTTATTTTATGCTTTGTTCTTCCAGAAGTAACTGGTGGAGGACATAATTTAGTAGAAAGCCTAATTCATGGAAAAGCTGTTATCTATACTTTGATAATAATTTTTGTAATTAAACTTTTATTTACTGCAATTTCGTATTCAACAGGTTTTGCAGGTGGAATATTCTTACCTATGTTAGTTTTAGGGGCAATAATAGGTAAAATTTTTGGAGAAACTGTGGATATATTTGCACAAACAGGTTCAGATTTCACAGTGCATTGGATAGTTTTAGGAATGGCAGCATATTTTGTTGCGGTTGTAAGAGCACCAATCACTGGGGTTATTTTAATATTGGAAATGACAGGTAGTTTTCATTTATTATTAGCTTTGACCACTGTTGCAGTAGTATCTTTCTATGTGACAGAACTTTTAGGACAACAACCAGTATATGAAATTCTATATGATAGAATGAAAAAAGATGACAATGTGGTTGATGAGGAAAATCAAGAAAAAATAACAATAGAATTAGCAGTAATGGCAGAATCTTTATTAGATGGAAAGGCTATTTCTGAAATTATTTGGCCTGAGGAAGTTT